The sequence CACCAGGTCGCGGATGGCCTTGTTGGCGGTCATCCGGCTGACGCCGAAATCCCGTGCCAGTTGCTCCTCGGCGGGAATCTGGTGATTGACCGGAAAATCCCCGGCGCTGATGCGCTCGAGCAGATATTGCTCGATGACCCGGTAGCGAGGTGTGTTGCTGGCCACTCAGGCCCCCTTAATGTCGACGCGCGATGCGCGGATGATAACGTCCGCCGTGGCCGAGGTGCAGGGACCCGAGCGTGCAGGCGGCTCAGAGCAGCATCGCCGCCAGCCAGCCGGCTGCGATCAGCGGCAGATTGAAATGCAGGAAGGTCGGCACCACGGTGTCCCAGATGTGGTCGTGCTGGCCATCGGCGTTCAACCCCGCAGTAGGCCCTAGGGTCGAGTCCGAAGCCGGCGAACCGGCATCACCCAGCGCCGCGGCGGTACCCACCAGGGCAATGATCGCCAGCGGCGAGAAACCGAATCCCAGCCCCAGTGGCACATAGATGGAGGCGATGATCGGCACGGTGGAGAACGACGAGCCGATGCCGATGGTGATCAACAGCCCCACCAGCAGCATGATCAGGGCCGCCATGCCGCGGTTGTCGCCAATCAGCTCCGCCGAGCTGCTGACCAGATTGGGGATCTCTCCGGTGGCCTTCATCACCGCTGCGAAGCCGGCCGCGGCGATCATGATGAACCCCACCAGTGCCATCAGGCGCATGCCCTGGGTGAAGACGTCGTCCTGCTCATTCCAGCGGATCACCCCGCTGATGGAAATCACCGCGAAGCCGACCAGGCCGCCGAATACCATCGAACCGCTCCACAACTGCACGCCCAGCGCCAGCAGCAGGGCGAGGACGATCAGCCCGAGCTGACGCGCACTCAATGGCTCGGCGTTGTTGCGCAGATGCTCGCCGGCGATCGGCAGCTCCTGGT comes from Stutzerimonas stutzeri and encodes:
- a CDS encoding Na+/H+ antiporter family protein: MNSIVLAVLAMVTLSMMRVSVVFALVISAVIGGLTAGMPIEAIIEAFNEGLGGGASVALAYATLGAFAVALSRTGIAQRLSARVVEHLGHSRHKTGELALVKWGMLTCLVLAGFAAETVIPVHIAFIPILVPPLLHVMNRLQLDRRLTACAITFAITVTYMALPIGFGTIFLNDILIGNVNQAGAAQGLTVSREMAPQAMAIPALGMVLGLVIAAFSYRRKRVYQELPIAGEHLRNNAEPLSARQLGLIVLALLLALGVQLWSGSMVFGGLVGFAVISISGVIRWNEQDDVFTQGMRLMALVGFIMIAAAGFAAVMKATGEIPNLVSSSAELIGDNRGMAALIMLLVGLLITIGIGSSFSTVPIIASIYVPLGLGFGFSPLAIIALVGTAAALGDAGSPASDSTLGPTAGLNADGQHDHIWDTVVPTFLHFNLPLIAAGWLAAMLL